A stretch of Gammaproteobacteria bacterium CG11_big_fil_rev_8_21_14_0_20_46_22 DNA encodes these proteins:
- a CDS encoding thiol reductase thioredoxin, translating into MSDLKAMTDAQFDAEVLNADGPVLVDFWAEWCGPCRMLTPVLEQVAGEYAGKLTIYKINVDDNSETPAKFGVRGIPTMILFKDGEAKATKVGALSKAQLTEWIDEQL; encoded by the coding sequence ATGAGCGATTTAAAAGCGATGACGGATGCACAATTTGACGCCGAGGTGTTGAATGCCGACGGTCCTGTGTTGGTGGACTTTTGGGCAGAATGGTGCGGCCCTTGCCGTATGCTAACGCCAGTGCTTGAGCAAGTGGCGGGTGAATACGCCGGCAAGCTTACGATTTACAAAATCAATGTGGATGACAATAGCGAAACACCGGCCAAGTTTGGTGTGCGCGGTATCCCCACCATGATTCTTTTCAAAGACGGCGAAGCCAAAGCCACGAAAGTCGGCGCTTTGTCTAAAGCGCAGCTGACTGAGTGGATCGACGAGCAGCTGTAA